In one Sphingobacterium daejeonense genomic region, the following are encoded:
- a CDS encoding Dna2/Cas4 domain-containing protein, with protein sequence MGSEIRNEFISDILIQVLSEPGSVFRLDNNSLNILDDNIKKEEHIKTDNTSKIELKNYPQSLALETALEKSTKRNINNILMLEKAAQYGVLAHEIVSLVENEDEILFYVNQFIEEGILGLDEKDSLLGEIKQIWHHPLIHGWLTGDYKVWNESSIILEDGSTQRPDKVFTNDKETIVLDFKFTQGDYINHKTQVGRYMNALKNVGYHNIKGYLYYAKSKELVEVK encoded by the coding sequence TTGGGTTCAGAAATTAGGAATGAATTTATAAGTGACATATTAATTCAAGTATTATCCGAACCTGGATCAGTATTCCGTTTAGATAACAATTCATTAAATATTCTTGACGATAACATTAAGAAAGAAGAACATATCAAAACGGATAATACTTCCAAGATAGAGCTTAAAAATTATCCGCAATCTTTGGCTTTAGAAACAGCTTTAGAAAAATCCACCAAGCGTAATATAAACAACATATTGATGTTGGAAAAGGCTGCACAATATGGTGTCTTAGCACATGAGATAGTTTCCTTAGTTGAGAATGAAGATGAGATTTTATTTTATGTCAATCAATTTATAGAAGAAGGAATCTTAGGATTAGATGAAAAGGATTCTCTCTTAGGGGAGATTAAACAAATTTGGCATCATCCGCTCATCCATGGATGGCTTACTGGAGATTATAAGGTTTGGAATGAATCCAGTATTATTTTGGAAGACGGTAGTACTCAAAGACCGGACAAAGTTTTTACGAATGATAAGGAGACCATCGTCCTTGACTTCAAATTTACGCAGGGCGATTATATTAATCACAAAACGCAGGTAGGAAGGTATATGAACGCATTAAAAAATGTTGGTTATCATAACATTAAGGGATATCTATATTATGCTAAATCCAAGGAATTGGTTGAGGTGAAATAA
- a CDS encoding PD-(D/E)XK nuclease family protein — MEEITDSLQIVQGEAKTENQTNFPTLYRDLAEGRGENQGFINQFKKVIFVGFNALNKAEAGLFKQWQEEDKAIFYFDVDAHYLDDKIQEAGLFLRRNLFQTGLVNALGEAPNIIGNRDIDVNLYQTSGKNSEAKLLHDILLNTGGIDFNNETAAILLADESLLVPLLQSLPQMDINITTGYPLIQSPIYGLFDLWCEVQLYISHQKKEKLPYQLLETFLSHPLTKISKKQKQQIQKESSEKQLFEVSIAEIDVSSSVLPNFFKPIKNSAELIPTMVRMIEDLVQSISLEGTTKVIESNLLIETKKVLNQLHLGFDKLGHLSISFQIGLIKKALAPINSAIEGDQLYGLQIMGLLESRCLNFDHVYVLGANEGILPKTSSAATFLPNNLRKAYGLPVLENQDALSAYLFYRHFQYSNDIHLFYNGIVDENSTGEESRFIKQLNFETNFKFIKRSQQQPLLFPVQPEELVIDKKGDIWDKLYGSYIKDRKALSASAFTTYLMSPLQFFLKYVADIKEPPSISQEFEMNKLGTVIHECMEQLLSPYKGSTDFTPTSELEKALEKVDSTVIKEIGKQYQTELTKLEDLNSLQRIMHKISSEYIKMYLQYDIDQYESFRIVELENDQDYFLDFEINIQGVPQKIRLFGIIDRVDEVISKNGQRKLRIVDYKTGADQVIFGNLDKVFSDNTENKALLQTLFYAYVYEQVSGLRGLEPHLYVARRMREDGTLFRNRSGSFSI, encoded by the coding sequence GTGGAAGAGATTACCGATTCTTTACAAATCGTTCAAGGAGAAGCTAAAACTGAAAATCAAACTAATTTCCCGACCTTATATAGAGATTTAGCAGAGGGAAGAGGAGAAAACCAAGGATTTATAAACCAATTTAAGAAGGTCATTTTTGTTGGGTTCAATGCATTAAACAAAGCAGAAGCAGGACTTTTTAAGCAATGGCAAGAGGAAGATAAGGCGATATTTTATTTCGATGTCGATGCTCATTATTTAGATGATAAAATTCAAGAAGCTGGTCTTTTTCTTCGTCGGAATTTATTTCAAACTGGCTTGGTAAATGCATTGGGTGAGGCCCCAAACATCATAGGCAATAGGGATATCGATGTTAATCTATACCAAACCTCGGGCAAGAATAGTGAGGCTAAACTGCTGCATGATATACTTTTAAATACTGGTGGGATAGACTTTAATAATGAAACTGCTGCCATTTTACTTGCAGATGAAAGTTTGTTAGTTCCATTGCTCCAGAGTTTACCACAAATGGATATTAATATCACTACTGGATATCCTTTGATCCAATCTCCGATATATGGATTATTTGACCTTTGGTGTGAAGTTCAACTCTATATTTCACATCAAAAGAAAGAAAAACTCCCCTATCAGTTGTTGGAAACTTTTTTAAGTCATCCGCTGACAAAGATTTCAAAAAAACAGAAACAGCAAATTCAAAAGGAATCCTCCGAGAAACAATTGTTTGAAGTTTCCATTGCGGAAATTGATGTTAGTAGTTCTGTTTTACCTAATTTTTTCAAGCCTATAAAAAACTCTGCGGAACTAATTCCTACGATGGTCAGAATGATTGAGGATTTAGTGCAAAGCATATCTCTTGAAGGTACGACAAAAGTCATCGAGTCTAATTTATTGATTGAAACTAAGAAAGTGTTGAACCAATTACATTTAGGTTTTGACAAACTTGGTCATCTTAGTATTTCTTTCCAAATAGGTTTGATCAAAAAAGCTTTAGCTCCTATCAATTCTGCCATTGAGGGAGATCAATTATATGGTTTGCAAATTATGGGTCTATTAGAGAGTAGATGTTTAAATTTCGATCATGTTTATGTTTTAGGAGCGAATGAGGGAATATTGCCTAAGACATCTAGCGCAGCAACATTTTTGCCCAACAATTTGCGTAAGGCATATGGCCTTCCAGTTTTGGAAAATCAAGATGCACTTTCTGCATATTTATTTTATAGGCATTTTCAATATTCTAATGATATTCACTTATTTTATAATGGTATTGTAGACGAAAATAGCACAGGTGAAGAGAGTCGATTTATCAAGCAATTGAACTTTGAAACTAATTTTAAGTTCATAAAAAGATCACAGCAACAACCATTATTATTTCCTGTTCAGCCGGAAGAATTAGTCATTGACAAAAAAGGAGATATTTGGGATAAGTTATATGGCTCATATATAAAGGACAGGAAAGCCTTATCAGCATCCGCCTTTACGACATATTTGATGTCACCACTACAGTTTTTTCTAAAGTATGTAGCAGATATAAAAGAACCGCCATCAATTTCCCAAGAGTTTGAGATGAACAAATTAGGGACAGTAATCCATGAATGTATGGAGCAATTATTATCTCCCTACAAGGGTTCTACTGATTTTACCCCTACCTCAGAACTTGAAAAAGCACTTGAAAAAGTTGATTCTACAGTCATAAAAGAAATCGGGAAACAATATCAAACAGAACTAACCAAACTGGAAGATTTGAATAGTTTGCAAAGAATCATGCATAAGATATCATCTGAATACATCAAGATGTATCTACAATATGATATTGACCAGTATGAATCTTTTAGGATAGTGGAATTAGAGAACGACCAGGATTATTTTTTGGATTTTGAGATAAACATACAGGGTGTTCCCCAAAAAATAAGACTCTTCGGTATTATCGACAGAGTTGATGAAGTAATCAGCAAAAATGGACAACGGAAATTACGGATCGTAGATTATAAAACCGGAGCGGACCAAGTAATTTTTGGGAATTTGGACAAGGTCTTTTCAGATAATACGGAAAATAAAGCTCTCTTACAAACCTTATTCTATGCGTATGTGTATGAGCAAGTTTCGGGATTAAGAGGTTTGGAACCTCATTTATATGTTGCACGACGTATGCGAGAGGATGGAACTTTATTCAGGAATAGAAGTGGTAGTTTTAGTATTTGA
- a CDS encoding helix-turn-helix domain-containing protein, translating to MLEINFRIKVFYHAARDLSFTKASRELNISQPAVSKHIQEFGTYDWSGFIYKKRQQIGFDGSWFYSFGIRAGHYSRI from the coding sequence ATGTTAGAAATAAATTTTAGGATAAAAGTATTTTATCATGCTGCTAGGGATTTAAGTTTTACAAAAGCATCAAGAGAACTTAATATTAGCCAGCCTGCTGTTTCCAAGCATATCCAAGAGTTTGGAACATACGATTGGTCAGGCTTTATTTATAAGAAACGGCAGCAGATTGGTTTTGACGGAAGCTGGTTCTACTCTTTTGGAATCCGTGCAGGTCATTATTCAAGAATATGA
- a CDS encoding LysR substrate-binding domain-containing protein, with protein sequence MEHTIGQALFIRNGSRLVLTEAGSTLLESVQVIIQEYELADYKLGLLNNQVRGNLIIGASTTIAQYILPKIIAEFSSENPSVNIKLFTGNTAQVVRWLYERKIGLGFVEGIAEDQSLKYSKILDDQLIWVARNSHPLFDQEPISLEYAKQQEFIFREPGSGTNDIVFQKFKENGLHANDLINRVQMSSSESIKQYIRYSNSIGILSRYAVKNELENGILRQIEIEGKEINRELYLVHLHGELSGLPKQFIRFLNQTLKS encoded by the coding sequence TTGGAACATACGATTGGTCAGGCTTTATTTATAAGAAACGGCAGCAGATTGGTTTTGACGGAAGCTGGTTCTACTCTTTTGGAATCCGTGCAGGTCATTATTCAAGAATATGAATTAGCAGATTATAAATTAGGTTTGCTCAACAATCAAGTTCGAGGCAATTTAATCATTGGTGCAAGCACGACCATTGCCCAATATATTCTACCTAAAATTATTGCAGAGTTTTCAAGTGAGAATCCTTCGGTAAACATCAAATTATTTACGGGAAATACGGCACAGGTTGTCCGATGGTTATATGAAAGAAAAATAGGTTTAGGTTTTGTTGAGGGCATTGCAGAGGATCAATCTCTTAAGTACAGCAAGATCTTAGATGATCAGTTAATTTGGGTTGCGAGAAATTCTCATCCTTTATTTGATCAAGAACCAATCAGTCTTGAATATGCCAAGCAACAGGAATTCATCTTTAGGGAGCCTGGGTCAGGAACGAATGATATTGTCTTTCAAAAATTCAAAGAAAATGGTCTTCATGCGAATGATTTGATAAATCGAGTTCAAATGTCTAGTTCAGAATCCATCAAGCAATATATTAGATACAGTAATAGCATTGGCATTCTTTCCCGATATGCGGTTAAAAACGAGTTGGAAAATGGAATTTTAAGGCAAATTGAGATCGAGGGGAAAGAAATTAATCGGGAACTTTATTTAGTTCATCTACACGGAGAGCTTTCGGGTCTTCCCAAACAGTTTATCCGCTTTCTAAATCAAACACTTAAGTCATAG
- a CDS encoding c-type cytochrome — protein MKNNLNQSQNLFKEVNKIAQQTRIVAGLFIFIVLVVVFQALGFNTQILQSPAVSQETEKIVSHNSLRDIKDFKVSPYPETEEGKIAAYGEKLIKETQKYLGPNNKFGEVYSGNNLACTSCHLNGGTKAYAAPYIGLSALFPIYSGREGKVATLEERINGCFERSMNGKKLPVESDEMIAIVSYIKHLSKDVMVGSRIEGQGFVKIDVPNRKADLTHGETVFKSQCVSCHQSDGQGLVKKSGSMEEGYIYPPLWGNDSFNDGAGMGRMLTAAKFIKGNMPLGATSESPILTDEEAYDVAAYINSFERPSKLAKEKDYPDLSKKPKDSPYPPFADNKPQEQHKYGPFNF, from the coding sequence ATGAAAAACAATTTAAACCAATCACAAAATCTTTTTAAGGAGGTAAATAAAATAGCCCAACAGACAAGAATTGTTGCTGGACTATTTATTTTCATAGTTCTTGTTGTAGTTTTTCAAGCATTGGGTTTTAATACTCAGATCTTGCAATCCCCAGCAGTGAGTCAAGAAACAGAGAAGATTGTTTCTCATAATTCCTTGCGCGACATTAAGGATTTTAAAGTTTCTCCTTATCCAGAAACGGAAGAAGGGAAGATTGCTGCATATGGTGAAAAATTAATCAAGGAGACCCAAAAATATCTTGGTCCCAACAATAAGTTTGGAGAGGTTTATTCAGGTAATAATCTGGCATGTACTAGTTGTCATCTTAATGGTGGCACAAAGGCATACGCTGCTCCTTATATAGGTTTGAGTGCACTTTTCCCAATTTATAGTGGACGTGAGGGGAAAGTCGCTACTCTTGAGGAGCGGATTAATGGTTGTTTTGAAAGGAGTATGAACGGCAAGAAACTTCCCGTGGAAAGTGATGAGATGATTGCCATCGTGAGTTATATCAAACATCTAAGCAAAGACGTTATGGTTGGTTCACGTATTGAAGGGCAGGGATTTGTAAAAATTGATGTACCCAATAGAAAGGCAGATTTGACTCATGGCGAAACTGTTTTCAAATCACAATGTGTGAGTTGTCATCAATCTGATGGGCAAGGCTTGGTCAAAAAATCGGGTTCGATGGAAGAGGGATACATCTATCCGCCTTTATGGGGCAATGATTCTTTTAATGATGGTGCTGGTATGGGTAGAATGTTGACTGCTGCTAAGTTTATCAAAGGTAATATGCCATTAGGTGCTACCTCAGAATCTCCGATTCTTACAGATGAAGAAGCTTATGATGTCGCTGCTTATATTAATTCATTTGAAAGGCCTTCAAAACTTGCCAAGGAAAAAGACTATCCAGATTTGAGCAAGAAACCTAAAGATAGTCCCTATCCCCCATTTGCTGACAATAAACCTCAAGAACAACATAAATACGGACCTTTTAATTTTTAA
- a CDS encoding DsrE family protein: MHNPLTKNFWKTLSFRVPTLHNQHYKAIYQLDSNNPDVVKKAFRNIKNVLNDPRLKGKIDLELITFSGGTEVMLKDSGYADALKELIDKGVIVAQCSNSLQERSLKKDQLYDFIGYVPSGNGELVIRASEGWVIVKP, from the coding sequence ATGCACAATCCATTGACAAAAAACTTTTGGAAAACGCTAAGTTTTCGGGTGCCGACACTCCATAACCAACATTACAAAGCAATCTACCAACTGGACAGCAACAATCCTGATGTTGTAAAAAAAGCATTCCGTAACATAAAAAATGTTCTCAATGACCCACGTTTGAAAGGTAAAATTGATTTAGAGCTAATCACGTTTTCTGGGGGAACAGAAGTGATGCTAAAGGATTCAGGATATGCTGATGCCCTAAAAGAACTTATTGACAAAGGTGTAATTGTTGCGCAGTGCAGCAATTCACTCCAGGAAAGGAGCTTAAAAAAAGATCAATTATATGATTTCATAGGCTATGTTCCAAGCGGAAATGGAGAGTTGGTAATCAGAGCATCCGAAGGATGGGTAATTGTAAAACCATAG
- a CDS encoding molybdate ABC transporter substrate-binding protein has product MNLKRLIVFAVILIMNKAYSQDNYKYDPPWNTAPESSVNFTVHRIDNVPDLFGDIVDPQLVIFFAGNQFMVMDDLIEAFKKKHPKYERIFVETLPPGILAKQIEGGSITIGNMRITHQPDVYAAGKNRIDSMKNHFSRTEIYAYNKLAIMVPKGNPKSVNSIQDLAKEDIRIAMPNPAWEGIGRQIVSVYNKLGGENLENTIMKDKVGKGTTYLTKIHHRESPMKILYKEVDAAPVWYSEVVYQKLLNHPVELG; this is encoded by the coding sequence ATGAATTTAAAACGATTGATAGTATTTGCTGTTATTTTGATTATGAACAAAGCTTATTCCCAAGACAACTATAAATATGATCCTCCATGGAACACAGCTCCGGAATCCTCTGTAAATTTCACTGTTCACAGAATTGATAATGTTCCCGATTTATTTGGTGATATTGTCGATCCGCAATTAGTTATATTTTTCGCGGGGAATCAATTTATGGTGATGGATGATTTAATTGAAGCCTTCAAGAAGAAACATCCAAAATATGAACGGATTTTTGTTGAGACTCTTCCACCGGGAATACTTGCCAAACAAATTGAGGGTGGCTCCATTACTATTGGTAATATGAGGATTACTCATCAGCCAGATGTATATGCCGCTGGAAAGAATAGGATTGACAGTATGAAAAATCATTTTTCAAGAACAGAGATTTATGCTTACAATAAATTGGCAATCATGGTTCCAAAAGGCAATCCCAAATCAGTTAATTCCATTCAAGACCTTGCAAAGGAAGATATAAGAATAGCGATGCCCAATCCTGCCTGGGAAGGTATCGGTCGGCAAATAGTTTCTGTCTACAACAAATTGGGCGGCGAAAACCTGGAGAATACTATTATGAAAGATAAGGTTGGGAAGGGCACTACATATTTGACCAAAATACATCATCGGGAAAGTCCGATGAAGATTTTGTATAAAGAGGTAGATGCTGCTCCGGTTTGGTATTCCGAAGTTGTCTATCAGAAGTTATTAAATCACCCGGTTGAACTGGGTTGA
- a CDS encoding molybdate ABC transporter substrate-binding protein codes for MNWVEIPAEENIKATYMIAEMKNAPRAQAGKDFVDFMKSDVAKNIYKKYGFETP; via the coding sequence TTGAACTGGGTTGAAATCCCTGCGGAGGAAAACATAAAGGCTACCTATATGATTGCTGAGATGAAAAATGCACCTCGCGCACAAGCTGGAAAGGATTTTGTAGATTTTATGAAATCGGATGTTGCTAAAAACATCTATAAGAAATATGGATTTGAAACACCATAG
- a CDS encoding cupin-like domain-containing protein, with protein sequence MDGYEAVINAGETLYMPAGWWHYIQYETEGYSISVRALANSISEKLKGARNLFVTRHFDDTMRKIFKDKWFDYKINTAKKRANKAIKKYKR encoded by the coding sequence TTGGATGGATACGAAGCTGTTATAAACGCTGGAGAAACACTGTATATGCCGGCTGGTTGGTGGCACTATATACAATATGAAACTGAAGGATATTCAATTTCTGTCCGTGCATTAGCAAACTCTATCAGCGAAAAATTAAAAGGAGCAAGAAACCTATTTGTTACTCGACACTTTGATGATACCATGAGAAAAATCTTCAAAGATAAATGGTTTGATTATAAAATTAATACTGCCAAAAAGAGAGCAAATAAAGCAATCAAGAAATACAAAAGATAG